A single Lolium perenne isolate Kyuss_39 chromosome 6, Kyuss_2.0, whole genome shotgun sequence DNA region contains:
- the LOC127307156 gene encoding zinc finger protein CONSTANS-LIKE 3, producing MKTEEKPPPAAAGGGWGLGGRPCDTCAVHAARLYCRHDGAYLCAGCDARAHGAGSRHARVWLCEVCDHAPAAVTCRADAAALCAACDADIHSANPLAGRHERIPVAPFFGALSDTASPQPLLVPSPASAAAGTKREDAEDGDDGSDEAEAASWLLPEPGDSTEDNSAAAVAFFGDADAYLGLDLDFVRSIEDGIKAIGVPVAPSEHDLVAGAIFYPEQSMNRSLSSSEAVVVPDALSAGAARAPTAPVASKGKDREARLMRYREKRKNRRFSKTIRYASRKAYAETRPRIKGRFAKRNAGAEDDDGPFSPASSALLASEGDYGVVPSF from the exons ATGAAGACGGAGGAGAagccgccgccggcggcggcggggggaggCTGGGGGCTGGGCGGCCGTCCCTGCGACACGTGCGCAGTCCACGCCGCGCGGCTCTACTGCCGGCACGACGGCGCGTACCTCTGCGCCGGGTGCGACGCGCGCGCGCACGGCGCCGGCTCCCGCCACGCGCGGGTCTGGCTCTGCGAGGTCTGCGACCACGCGCCCGCCGCGGTCACCTGCCGCGCCGACGCCGCCGCGctctgcgccgcctgcgacgccgACATCCACTCCGCCAACCCGCTCGCCGGCAGGCACGAGCGGATCCCCGTCGCGCCCTTCTTCGGCGCGCTCTCCGACACGGCGTCCCCGCAGCCCCTCCTCGTCCCCTCcccggcctccgccgccgccgggacGAAGCGGGAAGACGCTGAGGATGGCGACGACGGGAGCGACGAGGCCGAGGCGGCATCGTGGCTTCTCCCCGAGCCCGGCGATAGCACCGAGGACAACAGCGCAGCCGCTGTCGCCTTCTTCGGCGACGCCGACGCCTACCTCGGCCTCGATCTGGACTTCGTCCGCTCCATCGAGGACGGAATCAAGGCCATCGGGGTGCCGGTCGCGCCGTCCGAGCATGACCTCGTCGCCGGCGCCATCTTCTACCCGGAACAATCCATGAACCGCAGC TTGTCTTCGTCGGAGGCAGTAGTGGTGCCGGACGCGCTGTCAGCCGGCGCGGCGCGGGCACCGACGGCGCCGGTCGCGAGCAAGGGAAAGGACAGGGAGGCCCGCCTGATGCGGTACCGGGAGAAGCGCAAGAACCGCCGCTTCAGCAAGACCATCCGCTACGCGTCCCGCAAGGCCTACGCCGAGACGCGGCCGCGCATCAAGGGCCGCTTCGCCAAGCGCAACGCCGGCGCCGAGGACGACGACGGGCCCTTCTCGCCCGCCTCGTCGGCGCTCCTGGCGTCGGAAGGAGACTACGGCGTTGTGCCGTCCTTCTGA